A part of Silurus meridionalis isolate SWU-2019-XX chromosome 18, ASM1480568v1, whole genome shotgun sequence genomic DNA contains:
- the gata4 gene encoding transcription factor GATA-4 encodes MYQGLGMAGSPGAYETSFVHNAAASPVYVPSARVIPYLQAHGGGSQASSAASCHPAWTQPGPDPAAASYSASSQASSRFTFSSSSATPARESAVYANANAPSGREHYGARGLASSYSAPYPAYVNPGVGGTWAASHFDGSVLHSLQSAGATGVSRHPNMDLFDDFAEGRECVNCGAMSTPLWRRDGTGHYLCNACGLYHKMNGINRPLIKPQRRLSASRRVGLSCTNCHTTTTTLWRRNAEGEPVCNACGLYMKLHGVPRPLAMKKEGIQTRKRKPKNLTKSKSGNPGNDDHTPSNVASTCGNAEEHRPIKTEPGTPTLYSHHNLHTQISYMGGQSGASLLKLSPHSVAPSSKNEPWNSLVLT; translated from the exons ATGTATCAGGGTCTGGGCATGGCAGGCAGCCCGGGTGCCTACGAGACGAGTTTCGTGCACAACGCGGCGGCGTCGCCGGTGTACGTGCCGAGCGCGCGCGTGATTCCGTACCTCCAGGCGCACGGTGGCGGATCCCAGGCGAGCAGCGCGGCCTCGTGTCACCCGGCGTGGACTCAGCCGGGTCCGGACCCCGCCGCGGCGTCCTACAGCGCTTCTTCCCAGGCGTCTTCGCGCTTCACGTTCTCCTCCTCCAGCGCGACGCCCGCGCGGGAGAGCGCCGTGTACGCGAACGCGAACGCGCCGAGCGGGCGCGAGCACTACGGCGCGCGCGGCCTCGCCTCGTCCTATTCCGCTCCGTATCCCGCCTACGTGAATCCGGGTGTCGGCGGAACGTGGGCCGCGTCCCATTTCGACGGCTCGGTGCTTCACAGTCTGCAGTCTGCAGGAGCGACCGGCGTCTCCAGACACCCAAACATGG ATCTGTTCGATGATTTCGCCGAAGGTCGAGAATGTGTGAACTGTGGCGCCATGTCCACTCCTTTGTGGCGGCGAGATGGAACCGGTCATTACCTGTGTAATGCGTGTGGACTCTACCACAAGATGAATGGCATCAACAGGCCGCTGATCAAACCCCAGAGACGACTT TCTGCTTCAAGACGAGTGGGCTTATCCTGTACAAACTGCCACACCACAACCACCACTCTATGGAGACGAAATGCAGAAGGAGAGCCTGTGTGCAATGCCTGTGGTCTCTACATGAAACTACATGGG GTTCCTCGTCCTCTTGCCATGAAAAAGGAAGGGATTCAGACCCGCAAACGCAAACCCAAAAACCTCACCAAGTCCAAGTCCG GAAACCCTGGGAATGATGACCACACCCCATCAAATGTAGCCAGCACTTGTGGCAACGCAGAAGAACACCGTCCAATCAAGACAGAGCCGGGAACGCCCACTCTCTATTCCCATCATAACCTACATACACAG ATCTCATACATGGGAGGCCAAAGTGGGGCTTCATTGCTAAAGCTTTCGCCACATTCTGTAGCACCCAGTTCCAAAAATGAGCCTTGGAACAGTCTGGTCCTTACATGA
- the fdft1 gene encoding LOW QUALITY PROTEIN: squalene synthase (The sequence of the model RefSeq protein was modified relative to this genomic sequence to represent the inferred CDS: deleted 1 base in 1 codon) — MAGVCCKSTAPFCSAFKRTLSVRHPAPISTPRSAPAACARGGAGRRRRRGGSALLGRPLHLHPAAVGLHRPATTHSFCSSVQESMSDSRRACYIYLNQTSRSFAAVIQALDGELRHAVCIFYLVLRALDTVEDDMTIPLEKKVPLLHHFHTFLHQPDWCFTESKEKDRQVLEDFPSISVEFRNLAQEYRDVISDICHRMGVGMAEFLEKKVDSMQEWDKYCHYVAGLVGVGLSRLFSASLLEEPEVGRDTELANSMGLFLQKTNIIRDYLEDQQEGRSFWPEEAWSQFASHLEDFAQPQHLSSALACLNLLVTDALRHVPDVIAYLSRLRNQSVFNFCAIPQVMAIATLSACYNNPLVFQGVVKIRKGQAVTLMMDATSMQAVQSMIAQYSQEILQKVSLSDPSRDNTLCILGVIQEKTLSKATLPARSHNFSHLYLSAATILAFFSWQYLNATQSPNSADMQGR; from the exons ATGGCGGGGGTTTGCTGCAAGAGCACGGCGCCGTTCTGCTCCGCGTTCAAGCGCACTCTGTCGGTGCGCCACCCGGCCCCGATATCCACCCCGCGCTCAGCGCCCGCGGCCTGCGCCAGAGGAGGCGCGGGGCGGCGGCGTCGGCGTGGCGGCAGCGCGCTCCTCGGGCGCCCGCTGCACCTCCATCCCGCCGCCGTCGGCCTTCACCGACCCGCAACAACGCACTCGTTTTGCTCTTCTGTCCAGGAGTCGATGAGCGACAGCCGGAGAGCGTGCTACATCTACCTGAACCAGACCAGCAGGAGCTTCGCCGCTGTGATCCAGGCCCTCGACGGAGAGCTGCG CCATGCAGTGTGTATATTCTACCTTGTTCTTCGAGCCCTGGACACAGTTGAGGATGATATGACCATTCCTCTGGAGAAAAAAGTCCCTCTCCTGCATCATTTCCACACGTTCCTTCACCAACCAGATTGGTGTTTCACAGAGAGCAAGGAGAAGGACAGACAAGTTCTAGAAGATTTTCCTTCG ATTTCAGTTGAGTTCCGAAACCTGGCTCAGGAATACCGGGATGTCATTTCGGACATTTGCCACCGAATGGGGGTCGGGATGGCGGAGTTCCTTGAAAAGAAAGTCGACTCGATGCAGGAATGGGATAAG TACTGTCACTACGTGGCTGGTCTGGTAGGCGTGGGTCTGTCTCGGCTTTTTTCCGCATCGTTGCTGGAGGAA CCTGAGGTGGGTCGGGATACTGAATTAGCCAACTCTATGGGCCTTTTTTTACAGAAGACTAACATTATTCGAGACTACCTAGAGGACCAGCAGGAAGGCAGATCCTTCTGGCCTGAGGAG GCTTGGAGTCAGTTTGCCTCTCATCTGGAGGACTTTGCTCAACCACAGCACCTGAGTTCAGCTCTAGCCTGCCTTAACCTGTTGGTAACTGATGCTCTGCGCCACGTCCCCGATGTCATCGCTTACCTTTCCCGTCTCCGTAACCAGAGTGTCTTCAACTTCTGTGCCATCCCCCAG GTGATGGCGATAGCGACTCTCTCCGCCTGTTACAACAACCCACTGGTGTTTCAGGGGGTGGTGAAGATCAGGAAGGGGCAGGCTGTTACTCTGATGATGGATGCCACCAGTATGCAAGCTGTACAGAGCATGATAGCCCAGTACAGCCAGGAG ATCCTGCAGAAAGTGTCGCTGTCTGATCCGTCGCGGGATAACACACTGTGCATCCTTGGTGTGATCCAGGAAAAGACACTTTCCAAGGCGACGTTGCCGGCCCGCTCCCACAATTTCTCACATCTTTATCTTTCTGCCGCTACAATTTTAGCTTTTTTCAGCTGGCAGTATCTAAACGCCACTCAGTCTCCGAACAGTGCGGACATGCAGGGCCGCTGA